CCTGAACACTTCGACTCGATGGTCTCGGGCTCCGCCCGCCGGTCCGACTTCCGCCCTTTCGCCGCCTGGGACGGGGACGAGATGGTCGCCGGAGGCAGCCTCTTCATCCACGGCGAGGTCGCGTCGCTCAACACCGGCGCCACGAAGGAAAGTCACCGCAACCGTGGGATCCAGTCGGCGATTCTCACGGCCCGAGCGCAGGCCGCCGCCGAAGCCGGCTGCCGCTGGCTGGTCACCGAGACCGGCAAGCCCGGGGAGGGCGAGTCGAACCCGTCGTACAACAACATGCTCCGCTCCGGATTCACCCTGCTGTACCCGCGGCAGAGCTGGATCTGGAAGCCGAAAGGCACCGTCGCCGCCTGAGTCGGCCGGCCGGTGATCGCATCAGTCGCATCTACGGGGTGTTCCATGTCAGCAGAGAAGATCACGACAGCACTCGCCGAGTTTGTCGAGCTGGAGGCGAACGCGGCGATCGTCGCGTTGCTGCCCGCGACCGACCGGGAGAGGTACGGCTTCGCCGTGCGTCGCGTCGGCGGGGGCGCGTCCCTCGCCTATCGGGACGGCAACCTGCACAAGACGCTCGGGCTCGGTCTCACCGAGCCGGTCACCGGGCAGCTGATCGGCGAGGTCATCGACTGGCACCGCGAGTACGGCAGCACCGCGCTCCGGATCCAGATCGCCCCGGAGGCCCTGCCGTCGAACTGGGACGAGATCTGCGCCGTACACGGGCTCACCGCCGGTCGCTCGACCGTGAAGCTCGCCGGTGAGGTCGACGCCATCCAGCCGGGTACGACGGATCTGCGGGTCGCGCCGATCACGCCGGCGCAGGCCGGGCAGTGGGCGTCGCTGACCAGCGACGTGTTCGGAATGCCGGAGCCCTTTGCCAAGGCGGCCACCGCCTCGGCGGGACAGCCTGACTTCCACCCGTACGCCGCCTGGGACGGCGACGAGATGGTGGCGGGCGCGAACCTCTTTGTCCACGGCGAGGCCGCCTCACTGAACTCCGACGCCACCCTGGAAAGTCACCGTGGGCGGGGCGCGCATTCGGCCCTGATCACGGTGCGGGCACAGGCCGCCGCGGCGGCCGGATGCCGCTGGCTGGTAGCCGAAACCAGTCGGCCCGCGCCGGGTGACTCGAACCCGTCCCTGAACAACATGATCCGCCTGGGGCTCACCCCGTTGTACGACCGCCAGGACTGGATCTGGCAGGCGTAGACCGTGGGGGCCGCACCCTTGCTCGGCGTCTGACTCTCAGGTGTGGACGTGGCAGCCGGTGGGGGTGAGGATCGCGGTCACCGGTTGCCCCGGGTGGCGGCGGCCGAGTTGGCGGATCATCCCTTCTGGATCGTCGGGTGCGATGCTCGTGGCGCTGGACTGTGGCACCGGGATCGGTTGGCGTGGGTCGGTGGGGACGGTCGAGGCGATAGCCAGTTCGAGGTACGCGTAACAGGCGGCGACCGCCGAGGCCAGGCTCGGGTGGTACGGGCGCTGTGGTGCGAAACGGTCGGCCTGGTCGACCCGGAGCACGTCGACCTGCCACCCTTCGCCACGAGTGCGAAGTGAGAAGCCGTCACGCCGCTGGTCGACTTCGACGGTGACCGCCAGGGCGAGACCCAACCCGTGGACCAGCCGGATCAGCTCGGCGAGCGTCGGTGCGTCGGGAAGGGGGCTGCGTACGAGCAGCCGGGCGGCGGGACGGCCGGCGCTGAGCCGGGACAGGTGCAGGGTGAGCGGGTCGTCGGTGGCGTCGGCGAGCGGGATGAGCCCGTCGCGGCTGCCCGGGTCGACGGGAGCGCTGGTGCCGAGTTCGGTCAGGTGCTCGGGGCGTACGCCGAGAATGTGCGCCCAGTGCGCGAGCCGGTAGTGACTGGGAAGGGCGACCACCGGTGTGCCGTCGGGTTGCAGGGCGACCGGCGACAGGCGCAACGGCCGGTCGGGGTCGGCGAGCCAGTTGAGGTGCATGACCTGACCGTCGAGATCGGTGATGGTGACGACGGTGCCGAGGTACGACCGTCGAGCGCCCCGGCAGGTGCGGCAGCGCGGTGGGAGCCCGTTGCTGCTGGTGGTGGCGCAGTCGGGGCAGTCGACGTACGGAATGCTCGGCCCCTGCCAGCTCGGCTCCGGCGGCTCCCGGTCCCGCACGCACCTGCCAGCGTCTGACCCCGACGGGCCGGACAGGCGCAGTTTGGTGTGCCACCAGCGACCGTCCCGCCAGATCGCCTGCGCGCCGCGGACCGCCGGCTCATCGTAGGTGCGGATGCGTTTTTCGAGCCGCTGCACGTCCAGGTCGTCGGTGGTGGGTGGGCTCGGTGGGCCGTCCGGGATGACGAGGTACGCGGGCGCGCGCAGGGCCCGCTGGTGCAGCCCGTGCAGGGCGCCGGCGACGGTCACCGCGTCGAGGGCGGTGCCGAGGCTGTCGAACCGGCCGCGTTGCTCGGCGGGTGGAGGGGCGCCGGGGGCGTCGTAGCGGATCGCCCAGGTCAACGCGGCGCCCGGCTGGCGACGGACCTCGATCACCAGGTCCAGGCAGAGCTGCCCGGCGAGGGTGACCAACGTGGCGAGCCGTTCCGGGAGGGTGGGCGGCGCGGGGGGGCGGGGTGCAACGACCAAGATGGACGAGCCACGGGTCCCAGGAGCGGCGGGCCAGGGCGGTGGCTTCGAGGGCGCGTCGTTGCGCCAGCGGCAGTTCGGGGCGCCAGTGACCGGGGAGCAGGACCGTCAGCTCCTCGAACGGCCGGTCGGGGCTGACGATGTCGTGCACGGAGGCGGCGCTGACCTCGGCGGCGAGAGCGTGGACGAGCGGGGTGAGGTCGAGGGCGGGGTGGCCGTCCGGGTCGTAGCCCGGTTCGACGCTGCCGGGGACCACACTGGCGGAGGCGACGGCCCCGGTGTCGACGTTGGCGACGGTGAGCACGAGCTGCGCGCGGCGTACCCCGAGCTGGTGGCAGTCGTGGCAGGGCTGGGCGACCGTACCGATGCCCGTGCAGAGCGGGCAGGGCGGGTCTTCGGCGGTGGCGTCGTTACCGGGTCGGGTGCAGCGGCAGGCGACCAGGAGGAACGTGGTGCCGGCGCAGTCCGGGCACTCGATTAGGTTCTGCCCGTTCATCGGGCGGTCCGGTGGTTGCACTCGCCGGTGTGTTCGGTCCGCAGCACGCAACGCCGCCCGCTGGTCAGCCTCCGACCGCAGAACACCCGGTGTACGACCTCCGGTTCGTCCTGCGCGCTGAGCGTGATGTCGCGGGTGTCGAGCGCGCGGAACGCCGCCGCGAGCGAGTGCCCGATCGTACGGGCGATCACGGCTGCCGTCTGCGGGTTCGGTGCCTGGATCGGCAGGTGGATGGTGAACCGTTGACGGTTGCTGGTCACCGCTGCCTCGCCAGGTCCCGGGGGTGCGGGGCCTGCTGCGACTGCCACTGCCGCAGGGCGTTCTTGATGCGTACGTTCTCGTCCCGGCTCGCTGCCAGCTCCGCGTAGACCCGGTGCAGGTCGTCGGCGACCCGGTCCAGGAACACCTGCACCTCGTCCGGGTCGACCCCGCGCTGCCCGAGGCGGTTGGGGTGGAAGCGCTGGTTGCGTACGTGCCACGGGCGCAGGGGAAGCTGGGCGCTGCTGCGGTAGGTGGCGGGGCGGGAGTTCCCGCTGAACGGTGCTGTGGCCGTTGCCGCTGCCGGTTGGGGGTCGCGGGCCGGGGGTGCGGTGGAGCGGGACGGGGTCGGTGGTGCGGGGAGCGGGACGCGAAGAGGCGACGGAGGAACGTACGCACGGGCAGACCTGCCTTTCGGGTACGAGGGGACCGGGGACGGCCTGCCCGCGTACTGAGCACGGACAGGCGCGTCCCCCCGCCTCTGTCGCCGTACGCCCCTCGGGCCGCCGTACGCCGACAAAGTCACTGGTAGAGGGCCGGGACGGGCAGCCAAAGCGGGCAGACCGGCCGTCCCGACCGTGCGAGGTGACCAAAGGTTGGAGACCGGGGAGACCTTGCATCAGGGAAGCTAAGCGAACTAGTTCGCTTAAGTCAAGGGAACTAGTTCGCTGTACCTGGAACTTGCTGCCTCAACTCCCTCGTGATCTCATGTTTGGTGGAGACCGAGGAGTGCCCGTGCCTGCAACGAAGTGGGAAAAGCTCGCTGATCACATCCGCGAACAGATCCGGACCGGAGTCCTGAAGCCTGGCGATCAACTGCCGTCGACCGCACAGCTCAAGGCCGAGCACAACGTCGGGGACGGCGTGGTCCGGTACGCCATGCACGCGCTGCGTACCGAGGGCCTGGTAGAGAGCACCCACGGCGTCGGAGTCTTCGTTGCCGAGAAGAAATAGCGGCTCTGCTGGCCCGTAGCAGTCGATGGTGGACTGACGTCCGGCTCTGAGACTGGGGCCGGTGGGTTCAGGTATCTCTACCCGGGGAGCGTTGTATGCCCAGGCAGCAGTACCAGGTGGTCGCCGACGAGCTGCGAGCGAAGATCGAGTCAGGTGAGTGGTCGGCCGGGACGAAGTTGCCCAGCCGGTCTCAGCTCTGCAAGCAGTACGGCGTCTCTGACACCGTCGTCGGCAAGGCGATGATGCTCCTGCGCGCCACTGGCCTCATCGAGACGCTCGAAGGCGTCGGGGTGTACGCCGCGCAGCGCAAGTAGACGCGTCCAAAGAGGCAA
The Micromonospora pisi DNA segment above includes these coding regions:
- a CDS encoding GNAT family N-acetyltransferase; the protein is MSAEKITTALAEFVELEANAAIVALLPATDRERYGFAVRRVGGGASLAYRDGNLHKTLGLGLTEPVTGQLIGEVIDWHREYGSTALRIQIAPEALPSNWDEICAVHGLTAGRSTVKLAGEVDAIQPGTTDLRVAPITPAQAGQWASLTSDVFGMPEPFAKAATASAGQPDFHPYAAWDGDEMVAGANLFVHGEAASLNSDATLESHRGRGAHSALITVRAQAAAAAGCRWLVAETSRPAPGDSNPSLNNMIRLGLTPLYDRQDWIWQA
- a CDS encoding winged helix-turn-helix domain-containing protein; translated protein: MFGGDRGVPVPATKWEKLADHIREQIRTGVLKPGDQLPSTAQLKAEHNVGDGVVRYAMHALRTEGLVESTHGVGVFVAEKK
- a CDS encoding winged helix-turn-helix domain-containing protein, which gives rise to MPRQQYQVVADELRAKIESGEWSAGTKLPSRSQLCKQYGVSDTVVGKAMMLLRATGLIETLEGVGVYAAQRK